TCCATTTCCTCCCCTTCTGTGCCAAAGGCCAGAAAACTGCCCAGTTCTCTGCTTCTCACCACTCGGAGCTCAGCCAGTCTCCAAAAAGGGCAGCTGTCTAAGATCTATCCCCTTCTCACCTCCCATCCCCTCACCTTAAGCTTCTCAGAGTGCAGAAGCTCTTCCTTGATCTCCTTCAATCTTGCCTCCCGAATGGCCTGCTTAGTCACTGAGCGCATGGCATCCTGGGGGTGGACACTGAAGGTCAAGACAGTGAGGCTGCCCCAAATCCTCCCTTCACACCTGGATGCTCAGCAAGACGGTGCAATCCCTGGGCCACAGCCCCTCCCCTCTCattcccctccccaccacagCAGCTCACCCTGCAGCGATAGCGGAAGCCCTCGATCTCCTCCATCCGGAACTGGTAGGGGAGCAGAATGGGGCCTCTGTTCTCTGTGGAGAAGAAAGCAGCGAGGGTCCCACAGGCTGAGGCCTTAGGACAGGGTCTTCATTGGAGGCCTCCTGCACCTCCTCCTTGGGGGAAAGCAGCAGGGGACCCACCGCCTTCCTGGGATGCCGAACATGCAGCTTAGCTGTACCTGGGCCTCTTACAGTGATGACCCATCTGTCCCCATGTGTGGATGGGGGTGGCCTGTGTGGCCCCAAGCCCAAGAACCCGTCACccactctcttctcctctcccaaGGAGTACCCCATGGTATTCCTTGGGAGTCAAGGTACCCCATGACGATGGCCACAGAGAGCAGTCTAGGACCACCCAGCACCCTGGGGTCAGGTGCTGTCCTGAGCTGTCACAGCAGCCTGTCAGGTCACTCAACGCTCATGAGGCAGACAGTAAACACAACTTTGGACAAATTACCTCAATTTGTTTATCTCTCAAGGGGGACAGTGCCTGCCACTCAGGGCAGAACAAGGATGGATGGTGGAAGTGGCCTGTCACACTATGTTGTGACCTCTTGTCATCATTATCATGGAGTTTTAAAGCATTGTGGGAGAAGCCTGACCCTGGCCCAGGACCACAGGAGCCAGGCTCTTACCTCCACTGAGAAGCTCCTCAATCTTGCCTAAGTGGAACTGCTCCGTGGGCAGCACAAAGGTTAAGACTATGCCTGGGTTGTTAGCGCGTGCTGTCCTGCAAGGGAAGACAGTGCAGCTTGCATCTCCAACCCGCAGGCTCTGTCCAGCACACCCCGAGTCCCTCAGCGTGCCTACCACGCCGATGCCTGGGCCGTCACACTACTACCTGCCAGCTCGATGGATGTAGGCctcaggggttgggggaagatCAAAGTTGAGCACAGCAGACACATGGTGGAAGTCTATGCCCCGGGCCACACCTGCCTCCGGATCAGAGGCCCTGCAGAGATAACTCAATGTCAGCCGGACCCTTCCTCTCCTCTGGGCATGTATTCACACGCTGAATCAGCAAAACTTCCTCTAAACAATGCCTGTAGATCATAAGACCCTGACATACAGAGGACTCTTCAACAATGGAACCGTTCCAGGAGTCAGGGTTTCCTGGGGCAGCCTGGAGCTTTGACATGTAGCCAAATCTTGGCCTGACCTCTGTTCTAGGACAACAGCAGAACTCATTGCCCTACATGGTGATCTGAAAACCAACTCTGAGCTAGTCAAGCCTTCGGCTGGACAGAGACTGGAGAGCTGGGGGGTTCCTTTTCCCTTCAGAAATATGCTCCCTGCAAGTCACAGCCATACCACCAATGCAGGATGGGCCATCTCCCCTGCAGGGCTCTGCATGCCAACAACCCCGGCAGTTTTGCCCTTTGTGGTGCATGTGCAGTGTGCACCATCCACTCCCTTCTCTATATCCAGGCAGCTGAGCAAGAACCTGCGGGGCTCTCTGGGCTACACTACCAGCCAGGCCTGGAAGGTTTGGCTCCCTGCTCAGTGCACTCTGGTTTTAGTCTTCCAAAAAGCTAAAAACACAGGCATTTCTGGGGAGGGATGGAAAAAGAGGCATGGACTCACTTGTCCCCTTTGGGCCCTCGGCCCCGACGCTTGCCCTTGACTGGGGCCCCCAGGACTTCAGCATCAGTTGCTATGACACAGTCGTAGAAGCCTTGGTTGAACTGTGAGATGATGTGGCACCTGCAGCCAAGAGCGGACAGAGAATCAGCTCGGCAGAGCAAGCTCAAGGCCCCTCTGTCATCCCTAGTATCACAGTAACCATcaccctttcctttttcctcttcttaatCTCTTTCCCTACTTAAtcattgtgcctcagtttcctcagctggaaataaaataattatagggttttgtttttttgagacagagtttcactcctgtagcccaggctggagtgcaatggcacgatctcggctcactgcaacctccacctcccgggttcaagcaattctcctgtctcagcttcctgagtagctgggattacaggtgcctgccagcatgtccggctaatttttgtatttttagtagagacggggtttcaccatgctggccaggctggtctcgaactcccgacctcaggcgatccgcccacctcggcctcccaaagtgctgggattacagcaggcttaagccacggcgcccggccatgATAGGTATTTTGGAGTTGGGAGAAGTCAGTATCAGTCACATCTAGAACCTGGCCCCTACTAAGTGcttaagaaacagaacattaacTGGGTCCCCTTTCCATCTCTATCTTCAACTTATTTCAACCAAGATGTTGGCTGTGGCAGACCTGGAGCGCAGTGGAAGCTCTCCATTGAGCACACAGGTGGGGATGCTGAACTGTTCCAAGAACAGGCGTAGCCGGTAACTCCGTTCTAGAGTGTTGACAAAGAGCAGAGACTTGCCCCGAATCAATGACAGCTTGAGCAGGGCATAGAGCAGGAGGAATTTGTCTTCCTCAGTCTCACAGACCACCTGAAACTGCTGTAACTGGTCtggcccaggcagctgggactccTGTAACTTAAGGGTAACCTGGGGAGAAAACAGGCCTGTggtcagaaaggaaaagaacacagAGATGTATGGCCACTTACTCACCAACCAAAGCATCAACATTTTAGTGCAGGGCACAGATGCATTTAAGGATTCCTGGCACCCTAAGTCTCCTCCAGTTTTGTAACCTAAAATCCCAAAATGCCCTTATTGTTGTGGTATATAGAGTATACCACATAaaccatatataaaatacttcCAAGCACAGAACAAAGAGAAACACATCAATAAAGGACTACATTGAGAAGGGAAGGCCTACAGCAACAGGCCTTCTGAAAGGTAAAATTTACTTAAGATGAGAACCTTGGCCTTAGAATTTTGGCTCTGCTGCTCAAAGCTGCCCCTTAGGGGAGGTCCTTGCTCAGGATTTTAGGCAAAGCATGGCCTGAAATGGGAGACATCCCTTGTGGACACTTGGAAATATACAGTGATTTTAGACCACTGGCTTTTAGTGCCTCAGGACCAGGGATGAGACACTAAGTGACAACTGTCTCACCCAAAACACCAAAGGCTCCCCTAAGAAGGAGCATCAAGATCTTTGAGTGCCCCCATGCCTGCAGCTCCAGACACTTCCATGGTGCCTCTTACCGGGTTATGTAATATCAGCTCCTTGAGTGCTTGTACGTCCTCGTTAAAAGTAGCCGACATGAGAAAAGCCTGGTAAATCCGGGGCAAGTGACTGAAATGAAAGAATCCAATCAGATTCCAGCTCCAAGGGCCGCTAATTGTAGTAACTGGCTTCCAGCCACCCCGCTCTCGTCCCAACTCCTACTCACAGATGTTTCCACTAGGAATCACACCCACCTCTGCCTTACCAGAGGAGACTCTTGAGCTCTTCTtcaaagccaaaggaaaaaagaagatcaGCTTCATCCACCACCAAAAGCTCCAGGGAGTCACGAAGTTTCAGGCTGTCTTGCTGCAAGTGGCTTAATATGCGAGATGGGGTCCCCACTACCACATCTGGCTTCTCCATCAGCACAGCTCTGCAGGTGGACATCAGTATCAGGCAGAATGTAGCAGCTGGGATCTCACCCTGGATTTGCTCTATTTTTTGCCACACACAAACCCAACCCCACAACACTGTGTAGCTTCATTCAGGTACAGCTTTGCTGCTTTTACCTACCTCTGAGAGACTGAGTCTTCAGCAGCTGAGACATTGGCCACTCGGACATCCCGAGCACAGTAGGTAGCCAGCTGCTGAATCATGGACTGTGCTTGCCGTGCCAGCTCCTTGGTAGGAACAAGAACAAGGCCTCTCACTGCCTGTTCTACCACCGGACCTGTCTGTAAGAATATGAATTAAAGACTTTAGCCAGCAGTGCACATCACTGTGTCcacgtgtctctaccccttccaGCCTACCTGACCCATCTGCTGCAACACTACTCAGCAGTACTTTGATCATCTATCACTCTGCCCGCCTCAGAATGCAGAGTGGAGAGTTCTTTCCCCAGGCACTGACCCTCAAAAAGAATAACGTACTCTGATGTTTATGAAGCTACTTTAAATATACTAGTTATGAAGCTAAATTCTCACAATAATTCTGTAAGTGGAAAAGAGAGATGTGCTCCCTTTTTaatgtaagaaagaaaagaaagtgctttGTCGAAGATTACGCAAAGGTTGGTGGTAGCAGGGCCGGACAAGGATCCAGGTAACCTGAACTCCAGCCCAGAGTGTTTGCCACAACAGCACCAGGTTCTCAGGCCGGCCTGCACGGGTACAGGGCCAAGAGAAAACCTCAGACAAACGGGAACCGCCCTTCCC
This genomic interval from Gorilla gorilla gorilla isolate KB3781 chromosome 6, NHGRI_mGorGor1-v2.1_pri, whole genome shotgun sequence contains the following:
- the DDX56 gene encoding probable ATP-dependent RNA helicase DDX56; this encodes MEDSEALGFEHMGLDPRLLQAVTDLGWSRPTLIQEKAIPLALEGKDLLARARTGSGKTAAYAIPMLQLLLHRKATGPVVEQAVRGLVLVPTKELARQAQSMIQQLATYCARDVRVANVSAAEDSVSQRAVLMEKPDVVVGTPSRILSHLQQDSLKLRDSLELLVVDEADLLFSFGFEEELKSLLCHLPRIYQAFLMSATFNEDVQALKELILHNPVTLKLQESQLPGPDQLQQFQVVCETEEDKFLLLYALLKLSLIRGKSLLFVNTLERSYRLRLFLEQFSIPTCVLNGELPLRSRCHIISQFNQGFYDCVIATDAEVLGAPVKGKRRGRGPKGDKASDPEAGVARGIDFHHVSAVLNFDLPPTPEAYIHRAGRTARANNPGIVLTFVLPTEQFHLGKIEELLSGENRGPILLPYQFRMEEIEGFRYRCRDAMRSVTKQAIREARLKEIKEELLHSEKLKTYFEDNPRDLQLLRHDLPLHPAVVKPHLGHVPDYLVPPALRGLVRPHKKRKKLSSSCRKAKRAKSQNPLRSFKHKGKKFRPTAKPS